The following proteins come from a genomic window of Gallalistipes aquisgranensis:
- a CDS encoding heterodisulfide reductase-related iron-sulfur binding cluster, with the protein MRYYDHFVLPFTIGVAVLFAVVIYKYVRWLIRLPAGDRKLLRRGILTARTFGAVGEVFSESLLHRRIFWINPVLGYMHMSLAFGWFLLITVGWLETSAHLGGEFAPLHTHIFFKYFFSDAGSDGVFPFLMDLLLLFVLSGVALAWGKRMRSKMMGMRRTTKHTPGDRIALSALWLIFPARLAAESVTGGLHHSGSFLTGSIGRALASVLTPEQLAAAEPVAWWFYSIVLGVFFVAMPFSRYMHIFTEIPLIFLRRYGVKSEAKEKSFDRFQLEACSRCGICIDPCQLQRDAGIDNVQSVYFLRDRRYGHLTQAVADNCLMCGRCETKCPVGIELNTLRLNSREKFRNTPADNRYAYLAGTDRSSGTGKTGYFAGCMTLLTPRILQAMDRIFEAAGEEVWRADRDGGVCCGRPLKLSGEVDAAAKIMEYNRELFYKHGITMLVTSCPICLKVFREDYDLPGIEVLHHSQYIERLIESGRLHVEAGSQLFTYHDPCELGRGCGIYDEPRAVIAAVGRLTEPEETREGALCCGSSVANTAIDDAGQEKIGRALTATLESTGADAVVTACPLCKKAIARNASRPVYDLSEIVSASLSRPTA; encoded by the coding sequence ATGAGATATTACGACCATTTCGTTCTGCCTTTCACCATCGGGGTCGCCGTACTTTTCGCGGTCGTGATCTACAAATACGTCCGCTGGCTGATACGCCTCCCGGCCGGGGACCGGAAGCTCCTTCGGCGGGGCATCCTCACCGCCAGGACCTTCGGGGCCGTGGGCGAAGTCTTTTCGGAGTCGCTGCTCCACCGCCGCATCTTCTGGATCAATCCCGTGCTGGGCTACATGCACATGAGCCTGGCGTTCGGCTGGTTCCTGCTCATCACGGTCGGATGGCTCGAAACGTCGGCCCATCTGGGCGGGGAGTTCGCACCGCTGCACACCCACATTTTCTTCAAATACTTCTTCAGCGACGCCGGATCGGACGGTGTGTTCCCCTTCCTGATGGATCTGTTGCTGCTGTTCGTCCTCTCGGGCGTGGCGCTGGCCTGGGGCAAGCGGATGCGCTCGAAGATGATGGGCATGCGCCGCACCACGAAACACACCCCCGGCGACCGGATCGCCCTCTCGGCCCTGTGGCTTATCTTCCCCGCACGGCTCGCGGCCGAAAGCGTCACCGGCGGCCTGCACCACAGCGGAAGTTTCCTCACGGGCAGTATCGGCCGGGCCCTGGCGTCGGTCCTCACCCCGGAACAGCTCGCGGCCGCAGAACCCGTGGCGTGGTGGTTCTACTCCATCGTGCTCGGGGTCTTCTTCGTGGCGATGCCCTTCTCGCGCTACATGCACATCTTTACGGAGATTCCACTGATCTTCCTGCGCCGCTACGGGGTGAAAAGCGAAGCGAAGGAGAAAAGTTTCGACCGTTTCCAGCTCGAAGCCTGTTCCCGGTGCGGCATCTGCATCGACCCCTGCCAGCTGCAACGGGATGCGGGGATCGACAACGTGCAGTCGGTCTACTTCCTGCGTGACCGCCGATACGGGCACCTGACGCAGGCGGTGGCAGACAACTGCCTGATGTGCGGGCGCTGCGAGACGAAATGTCCGGTGGGAATCGAACTCAACACGCTGCGCCTCAACAGCCGTGAAAAATTCCGCAACACTCCGGCCGACAACCGCTATGCCTACCTGGCCGGAACGGACCGCTCGTCGGGCACGGGGAAAACGGGGTACTTCGCGGGCTGCATGACCCTCCTCACACCCCGCATCCTGCAGGCGATGGACCGCATTTTCGAGGCCGCCGGAGAAGAGGTCTGGCGGGCCGACCGCGACGGGGGAGTCTGCTGCGGCCGCCCCCTGAAACTCTCCGGAGAGGTGGATGCGGCAGCAAAGATAATGGAATACAACCGCGAACTTTTCTACAAACACGGTATTACCATGCTGGTCACCTCCTGCCCGATCTGCCTCAAGGTGTTCCGGGAAGACTACGACCTGCCGGGCATCGAGGTCCTTCACCACTCCCAGTACATCGAACGGCTGATCGAAAGCGGACGGCTGCACGTAGAGGCCGGATCGCAGCTGTTCACCTACCACGATCCTTGCGAACTGGGGCGCGGCTGCGGCATCTACGACGAACCCCGCGCCGTGATCGCCGCGGTAGGACGGCTGACGGAACCGGAGGAGACCCGGGAAGGGGCTCTCTGCTGCGGCAGCAGCGTGGCGAACACGGCCATCGACGACGCCGGACAGGAAAAAATCGGCCGGGCCCTGACCGCTACGCTGGAATCGACCGGGGCTGATGCGGTGGTGACCGCCTGTCCTCTCTGCAAAAAAGCGATCGCACGCAATGCCTCGCGCCCGGTGTACGACCTGTCGGAGATCGTTTCCGCCTCGCTCTCCCGCCCCACGGCATAG
- a CDS encoding 4Fe-4S dicluster domain-containing protein: protein MIQWGFNINQPRAINLDKNDLLAADRIREQMPELEACIACGSCTATCTAGNLTSFNFRRVHTLVRRGEYKGAYEEMNKCMLCGKCRLVCPRGINTRGVVLLIKRELGDY, encoded by the coding sequence ATGATACAGTGGGGATTCAACATCAACCAGCCGAGAGCGATCAACCTCGACAAGAACGATCTGCTGGCGGCCGACCGCATCCGGGAACAGATGCCGGAGCTGGAGGCCTGCATCGCCTGCGGCAGCTGCACGGCCACCTGCACGGCGGGCAACCTGACCTCGTTCAACTTCCGCAGGGTACACACCCTCGTACGGAGGGGCGAATACAAGGGGGCCTACGAAGAGATGAACAAATGCATGCTCTGCGGCAAATGCCGGCTGGTCTGCCCGAGGGGCATCAACACCCGGGGCGTGGTGCTGCTCATCAAACGCGAATTGGGAGACTACTGA
- a CDS encoding FAD-dependent oxidoreductase, with product MPRQKRKVHRPARRCARQQQFAHTVMSHKVIVIGGGIAGMQTAVSLAERGFSPLLLEKSERTGGKLTGWHRLFPTFTPASEVLGELSARLERSGAEVRTNTEVSRIGERGVELADGTRLEADAVVVCSGFDLFNARLKEEYGYGIYPNVYTSADLEAMFNEGRVLTAEGRKPQRIALLHCVGSRDEKVGQRHCSRVCCITGVKQAIELKRLYPAAEVYNFYMDIRMFGPGYEEMYRQAQQEYGIRFVRGRISEAGETIDHRVQIKAEDTLVGRPLKMTVDMLILLIGMKPGAGNVRFAESPAVELAPSGFVRPQDSFLRNVCSGAPNIFYAGTVTAPKNVGESLNEAITAADRVARYLSGRP from the coding sequence ATACCTCGGCAAAAACGGAAAGTTCATCGGCCAGCCCGCCGATGCGCTCGTCAACAACAGTTCGCACATACAGTTATGAGTCATAAAGTGATCGTCATCGGCGGAGGCATCGCCGGCATGCAGACCGCCGTATCGCTGGCGGAGCGGGGATTCAGCCCGCTGCTGCTCGAAAAGTCGGAACGCACGGGCGGAAAGCTGACGGGCTGGCACCGGCTCTTTCCCACCTTCACCCCCGCGTCCGAGGTACTCGGGGAGCTCTCGGCCCGGCTGGAACGTTCGGGCGCCGAAGTGCGCACGAACACCGAAGTGAGTCGGATCGGGGAACGGGGCGTGGAACTGGCCGACGGCACCCGGCTGGAGGCCGACGCCGTGGTGGTCTGTTCGGGTTTCGACCTGTTCAATGCCCGGCTCAAGGAGGAGTACGGCTACGGCATCTACCCGAACGTCTACACTTCGGCCGACCTCGAAGCGATGTTCAACGAGGGACGGGTGCTCACCGCCGAAGGCCGGAAGCCCCAGCGGATCGCCCTCCTCCACTGCGTGGGTTCGCGGGACGAGAAGGTCGGACAGCGCCACTGTTCGCGCGTGTGCTGCATCACGGGGGTCAAACAGGCCATCGAACTGAAAAGGCTCTACCCCGCGGCCGAGGTCTACAACTTCTACATGGACATCCGCATGTTCGGTCCCGGCTACGAGGAGATGTACCGCCAGGCCCAGCAGGAGTACGGCATCCGTTTCGTGCGCGGCCGTATCTCGGAGGCGGGCGAGACCATCGACCACCGGGTGCAGATCAAAGCCGAAGACACGCTGGTGGGACGTCCGCTGAAGATGACCGTCGACATGCTGATCCTGCTTATAGGCATGAAACCGGGGGCGGGCAACGTCCGTTTCGCGGAGAGCCCCGCCGTGGAGCTGGCGCCGAGCGGCTTCGTCCGTCCGCAGGACTCGTTCCTGCGCAACGTCTGCTCCGGGGCGCCGAACATCTTCTACGCAGGCACGGTCACCGCGCCGAAGAACGTGGGCGAAAGCCTCAACGAAGCGATCACCGCCGCCGACCGGGTGGCCCGATACCTCTCCGGACGGCCATGA
- a CDS encoding heterodisulfide reductase-related iron-sulfur binding cluster, producing MRNSWTEYQKEIADDDYFYVRSCIRQNFFPGSEAAFLNIMRNDLNRNVKEEAIHTSCTGIGYHSDIVPLETIMTVIARQFSLMTEAGYENFISSCITSFGIYNEAMEMWHEFPETEERAREHLYKATGREFKKPKSIAHTSDIVFHHREEIARKARHKLVNAETGRPLRVVEHIGCHYAKIFPKTGFGGSEFPYVLAGMIESWGGEVIDYPERRHCCGFGFRNYLVQANRGYSVANSQKKFESMAPYKPDFIVANCPGCAMFLDKWQYTIAEMEGTVYGQDGQGIPVLTYEEMAGLVLGYDPWELGMQMHQVNVEPLLDKMGIRYDPAAKYLGKNGKFIGQPADALVNNSSHIQL from the coding sequence ATGAGAAACAGCTGGACGGAATACCAGAAGGAGATCGCGGACGACGACTATTTCTACGTGCGCAGCTGCATCCGGCAGAACTTTTTCCCCGGATCGGAAGCCGCATTCCTCAACATCATGCGCAACGACCTGAACCGGAACGTGAAGGAGGAGGCGATCCACACCTCCTGCACGGGCATCGGCTACCACTCGGACATCGTGCCGCTGGAGACCATCATGACGGTGATCGCCCGCCAGTTTTCGCTGATGACCGAGGCGGGATACGAGAACTTCATCTCTTCGTGCATCACCTCGTTCGGCATCTACAACGAAGCGATGGAGATGTGGCACGAGTTTCCCGAAACCGAGGAGCGCGCCCGCGAGCACCTCTACAAAGCCACGGGGCGGGAGTTCAAAAAACCGAAAAGCATCGCGCACACCTCGGACATCGTCTTCCACCACCGGGAGGAGATCGCCCGCAAGGCCCGCCACAAACTGGTGAACGCCGAAACGGGCCGCCCCCTGCGCGTAGTCGAGCACATCGGCTGCCACTACGCCAAGATATTCCCGAAAACAGGCTTCGGCGGTTCGGAATTCCCCTACGTGCTGGCCGGCATGATCGAATCGTGGGGCGGTGAGGTGATCGACTACCCCGAACGGCGGCACTGCTGCGGCTTCGGATTCCGCAACTACCTGGTGCAGGCCAACCGCGGATATTCGGTGGCCAACTCCCAGAAGAAATTCGAGTCGATGGCCCCCTACAAACCCGACTTCATCGTGGCCAACTGCCCGGGGTGCGCCATGTTCCTCGACAAGTGGCAGTACACCATCGCCGAGATGGAGGGCACGGTCTACGGACAGGACGGGCAGGGTATCCCCGTGCTCACCTACGAGGAGATGGCCGGGCTCGTGCTGGGCTACGATCCGTGGGAACTGGGCATGCAGATGCACCAAGTGAACGTGGAGCCCCTGCTCGACAAAATGGGTATCCGCTACGACCCGGCGGCCAAATACCTCGGCAAAAACGGAAAGTTCATCGGCCAGCCCGCCGATGCGCTCGTCAACAACAGTTCGCACATACAGTTATGA
- a CDS encoding 4Fe-4S dicluster domain-containing protein, translated as MGKYFDMLMQDVRMKEGLTACMNCGVCTGVCPAAEFYDYDPRQIVSTVQTRDDDAIEALLKGDTIWYCGECMSCRPRCPRGNTPGYVIQSLRTLSQKLGFFVESEKGRQQLALKRTIGESILTTGFCVHPRLVNPAMHPEQGPVWEWIYEHDQEVYEQFTPVYRREGEGALRRIDDKSMEELRSIFEVTGGRAFFDHIEECSERKAREMGYPSADDDYFNHVYTANSGEHH; from the coding sequence ATGGGTAAATATTTCGACATGCTGATGCAGGACGTGCGGATGAAAGAGGGCCTCACGGCCTGCATGAACTGCGGGGTCTGCACGGGAGTCTGCCCGGCCGCCGAATTCTACGACTACGACCCGCGCCAGATCGTCAGCACCGTCCAGACCCGGGACGACGACGCGATCGAGGCGCTGCTCAAGGGCGACACGATCTGGTACTGCGGCGAATGCATGTCCTGCCGTCCGCGCTGCCCGCGGGGCAATACGCCCGGCTACGTCATCCAGTCGCTGCGCACCCTGTCGCAGAAGCTGGGTTTCTTCGTCGAGTCGGAAAAGGGACGCCAGCAGCTCGCCCTCAAACGCACGATCGGCGAAAGCATCCTCACCACGGGTTTCTGCGTACACCCCAGGCTGGTCAATCCGGCCATGCACCCGGAACAGGGACCGGTGTGGGAGTGGATCTACGAACACGATCAGGAGGTGTACGAACAGTTCACCCCCGTTTACCGGCGGGAGGGCGAAGGAGCCCTGCGCCGGATCGACGACAAGTCCATGGAAGAGCTGCGGAGCATCTTCGAAGTGACGGGAGGCAGGGCCTTCTTCGACCACATCGAGGAGTGTTCCGAGCGGAAGGCCCGGGAGATGGGCTATCCTTCGGCGGACGACGACTATTTCAACCATGTTTACACCGCCAACAGCGGGGAACACCACTGA
- a CDS encoding YegS/Rv2252/BmrU family lipid kinase, translating to MRRVKFVYNPASGENMVTERLDDIIAVYQRKGYSIVPYRLTFEGNPDQEIAGDLDFSYHHILIAGGDGTVNYVVNLLKSRKIDLPIAMLPTGTANDFASMLDIPQDVGQACRRLLSGEIRRIDLGRANGLYFVNVFSCGLFTDVSQRTPTILKNTFGKLAYYVGGIGELSKLRKMHIRITTDGGDFSGSSLIFFVFNGKTAGQLRLAYLSEPDDGLLDVLIVKGDNPLETVRTVFQYMAMSRSRPASTYPSGIVHIRCSRLSAESVTPETTDIDGQPGPAFPLEITCEKGALRVLCPKAGK from the coding sequence ATGAGACGGGTGAAATTCGTATACAACCCCGCCTCGGGGGAGAACATGGTGACCGAACGGCTGGACGACATCATCGCCGTATACCAGCGCAAGGGCTATTCGATCGTACCCTACCGGCTCACGTTCGAAGGGAATCCCGACCAGGAGATCGCGGGCGACCTCGACTTCAGCTACCACCATATCCTGATCGCCGGCGGAGACGGCACGGTGAACTACGTAGTCAACCTGCTCAAAAGCAGGAAGATCGACCTTCCGATCGCCATGCTGCCCACCGGAACGGCCAACGACTTCGCCTCGATGCTCGACATTCCCCAGGATGTCGGCCAGGCCTGCCGCCGCCTGCTGAGCGGGGAGATCCGCCGCATCGACCTGGGAAGGGCCAACGGGCTCTACTTCGTGAACGTGTTCAGCTGCGGCCTCTTCACCGACGTATCGCAGCGTACGCCCACGATCCTGAAAAACACCTTCGGCAAGCTGGCCTACTACGTGGGGGGGATCGGAGAGCTCTCCAAACTCCGCAAAATGCACATCCGCATCACGACCGACGGCGGCGACTTCTCGGGCAGTTCGCTCATCTTCTTCGTCTTCAACGGCAAGACGGCCGGACAGCTCCGCCTCGCCTACCTGTCGGAACCGGACGACGGACTGCTCGACGTGCTGATCGTCAAGGGCGACAATCCGCTGGAAACCGTGCGGACGGTCTTCCAATATATGGCCATGTCCCGTTCGCGGCCGGCGAGCACCTACCCTTCCGGCATCGTGCACATCCGGTGCAGCCGCCTGAGTGCCGAATCGGTCACGCCGGAGACCACCGACATCGACGGCCAGCCCGGTCCCGCCTTCCCGCTGGAGATCACCTGCGAGAAGGGCGCCCTGCGCGTACTCTGCCCTAAAGCCGGAAAATAG
- a CDS encoding FAD:protein FMN transferase, translated as MHKGSKKLAYTLSALFAGAVFGSGCVRTGDTVTTIDGFAQGSTYHIVVKSDRQRPEIQQAIDSLLGVIDRSVSLFNDSSLLNRINRGETDSVDAHIAYCVETAEKISRESDGMYDITIKPIFEAWGFTGRECDGDPDIDSLLRYVGHEKIRIENGRLVRTMPGVQIDLSSIAQGYSADMLARLLEEHGIEEYLVEIGGEIFCRGTNPSGTDWRVGIDKPEEGNFTPGADMQVKLSLTGLGLATSGNYRKYHTDSKGRKIVHTINPKTGYSEISNLLSATVIAENATLADAYGTLMMVIGLDRSIELLNRHPELMGYLVYTDDAGRFETYVSPALERHIIRD; from the coding sequence ATGCACAAAGGGAGCAAGAAACTCGCATACACGCTTTCAGCCCTGTTCGCAGGCGCCGTATTCGGGAGCGGCTGCGTCCGTACGGGCGACACCGTCACCACGATCGACGGCTTCGCCCAGGGCTCGACCTACCATATCGTCGTCAAGAGCGACCGCCAGCGCCCCGAGATACAGCAGGCGATCGACTCCCTGCTTGGGGTGATCGACCGCTCGGTGTCCCTGTTCAACGACAGTTCCCTGCTCAACCGCATCAACCGGGGGGAGACCGACTCCGTGGACGCGCATATCGCCTACTGCGTGGAGACGGCGGAAAAGATCAGCCGGGAATCGGACGGCATGTACGACATCACGATCAAACCGATCTTCGAAGCGTGGGGATTCACGGGCCGGGAGTGCGACGGCGACCCGGATATCGACTCCCTGTTGCGGTATGTGGGCCACGAAAAGATCCGGATCGAAAACGGACGGCTGGTGCGGACCATGCCCGGCGTGCAGATCGACCTGAGCTCCATCGCGCAGGGCTATTCGGCCGACATGCTGGCCCGCCTGCTGGAAGAGCACGGAATCGAAGAGTATCTGGTGGAGATCGGCGGCGAGATATTCTGCCGGGGAACCAATCCTTCGGGCACCGACTGGAGGGTCGGCATCGACAAACCCGAGGAAGGGAACTTCACCCCCGGGGCCGACATGCAGGTAAAACTCAGCCTGACGGGACTGGGACTGGCCACCTCGGGCAACTACCGGAAATACCACACCGACTCGAAAGGACGCAAGATCGTCCATACGATCAATCCCAAAACCGGATACAGCGAGATCAGCAACCTGCTCTCGGCCACGGTGATCGCCGAAAACGCCACGCTGGCCGACGCCTACGGCACCCTGATGATGGTGATCGGCCTCGACCGCTCGATCGAGCTGCTGAACCGCCACCCCGAACTGATGGGATACCTGGTTTACACGGACGACGCAGGCCGTTTCGAGACCTACGTTTCGCCCGCCCTCGAACGACACATCATCCGGGATTGA
- a CDS encoding NfeD family protein yields the protein MHPTIRPILLSLLCLAGGILCRAASDTTVRTVPADTTLREGAAPEKVYVFPIHGQIMPSAVRLTEKCLKEAEAWGACRVVIDLNTYGGVMDAADTIRTRILNYPLPVYVFINNQAASAGALIALAADSVYMREGASIGAATVVDGQGNAVPDKYQSFMRSMMRSTAEAHGKVAEIHGGDTVWRWRRDPHIAEAMVDPGIVVPGLDDSSKVVTLTTEEAIRWGFCEGKASSVREVLLRAGTDDPEIREYHPTGMDSLLDFLTNPAFQGVMIMLIVGGIYFELQTPGIGFPLAAAVCGALLYFAPLYAEGLAANWELLLFLAGIVLLALEIFVTPGFGVLGIVGIIALVLGLAFAAIDTDLLRYIPSGQLSAGYVVRPVAVTIVSATLSLVLSIWLGRRFLTGHSRLRERVVLTSSLGEAYVSRVTDRRLVGSRGVVTAVLKPTGRIRIGDRLYEAAAENGLFIPKDTEVEVVRDEGGILYCRTL from the coding sequence ATGCATCCGACGATCCGACCGATACTCCTCTCGCTGCTCTGCCTGGCGGGCGGCATCCTTTGCAGGGCGGCTTCCGACACGACTGTCCGGACCGTGCCGGCCGATACGACCCTCCGGGAGGGCGCCGCACCGGAAAAAGTGTACGTTTTCCCGATCCACGGCCAGATCATGCCGTCGGCCGTGCGCCTGACGGAGAAGTGCCTGAAGGAGGCCGAGGCGTGGGGTGCCTGCCGGGTGGTGATCGACCTGAACACCTACGGAGGCGTGATGGATGCGGCCGACACCATCCGCACGCGTATCCTGAACTATCCCCTTCCCGTCTACGTATTCATCAACAATCAGGCCGCGAGCGCCGGAGCGCTGATCGCACTGGCCGCCGATTCGGTCTACATGCGCGAAGGGGCGAGCATCGGGGCGGCCACGGTGGTGGACGGACAGGGAAACGCGGTTCCCGACAAATACCAGAGCTTCATGCGGAGCATGATGCGCTCCACGGCCGAGGCCCACGGCAAAGTGGCCGAAATCCACGGCGGAGACACCGTATGGCGGTGGCGGCGGGACCCGCACATCGCCGAGGCGATGGTCGATCCGGGGATCGTGGTACCGGGACTGGACGACTCGTCCAAAGTGGTGACGCTCACCACGGAAGAGGCTATCCGATGGGGATTCTGCGAAGGGAAGGCCTCGTCGGTGAGGGAGGTGCTCCTCCGGGCCGGGACGGACGATCCCGAAATCAGGGAGTACCATCCCACAGGCATGGACTCCCTTCTGGATTTTCTGACCAACCCCGCTTTCCAGGGCGTGATGATCATGCTCATCGTCGGAGGCATTTATTTCGAACTCCAGACCCCGGGCATTGGCTTTCCGCTCGCGGCGGCCGTCTGTGGCGCCCTGCTCTATTTCGCCCCCCTCTATGCGGAAGGGCTGGCCGCCAACTGGGAGCTGCTGCTCTTTCTGGCGGGCATCGTGCTGCTCGCACTGGAAATCTTCGTCACGCCCGGTTTCGGTGTGCTGGGCATCGTGGGGATCATCGCCCTGGTACTGGGACTCGCCTTCGCGGCGATCGACACCGACCTGCTCCGCTACATTCCCTCGGGACAGCTCTCCGCAGGCTATGTGGTGCGGCCCGTGGCCGTGACGATCGTCAGCGCCACCCTCTCGCTCGTGCTCTCCATCTGGCTGGGACGCCGTTTCCTCACCGGCCATTCGCGCCTGCGGGAGCGGGTCGTGCTCACCTCCAGTCTCGGGGAAGCGTACGTGTCGCGGGTGACGGACCGCCGTCTGGTGGGCAGCAGGGGCGTGGTGACCGCCGTGCTGAAACCGACAGGCCGGATCCGGATCGGCGACCGGCTCTACGAAGCCGCGGCCGAAAACGGACTGTTCATCCCGAAGGACACCGAAGTGGAGGTGGTGCGCGACGAGGGCGGCATACTTTATTGCCGCACATTGTAA
- the rpsO gene encoding 30S ribosomal protein S15, producing the protein MSYLTAEKKQELFGQYGTSKTDTGSPESQIALFSYRISHLTEHLKSNKHDFGTQRALLRLVGKRRQLLEYLKKVDIERYRAIIKALNLRK; encoded by the coding sequence ATGAGCTATTTAACAGCAGAGAAAAAGCAGGAGCTTTTCGGTCAGTACGGAACGTCTAAAACCGATACGGGTTCTCCCGAGAGCCAGATCGCGTTGTTTTCCTACCGTATCAGCCACCTTACGGAACATCTGAAATCGAACAAGCACGACTTCGGTACGCAGCGTGCATTGCTGCGTCTGGTCGGCAAGCGCCGCCAGTTGCTCGAATACCTGAAGAAAGTGGACATCGAGCGGTATCGTGCCATCATCAAGGCGCTGAACCTGAGAAAATAG